One Candidatus Poribacteria bacterium genomic window carries:
- a CDS encoding RNA polymerase sigma factor, with amino-acid sequence MQYSDDKLVQLTLEGDHHAFAALLEKYQSQIHALAWRKIGDFHIAEDITQEVFLTAYQKLATLTHPDRFAKWLYVIANNLCVTWLRKEATQPQQQSLTLTNPEELAELCYSEYIAQQQKETGKESDRALIQKLLDKLRETDRTVIRLYYLAEMTCEEISKFLGVSQNTIKSRLSRARKRLKKQAEAIEQTLCSFRLSFNFMEVLLVDLVFPILGMQLNPVKSRSFYLSKYHL; translated from the coding sequence ATGCAATATAGCGATGATAAGTTGGTTCAACTCACCCTGGAAGGCGATCACCATGCGTTTGCGGCTTTGTTAGAGAAGTATCAATCGCAGATTCACGCGCTGGCATGGCGAAAAATCGGCGATTTTCACATAGCAGAAGATATTACGCAGGAGGTCTTCCTTACGGCGTATCAGAAGCTCGCCACATTGACACACCCGGACCGATTCGCAAAATGGCTCTATGTTATTGCCAACAACCTCTGCGTCACATGGCTCCGAAAAGAAGCCACTCAACCGCAACAGCAGTCGCTAACATTAACGAATCCCGAAGAACTCGCAGAATTGTGTTATTCTGAGTATATAGCACAACAGCAGAAGGAAACGGGAAAAGAATCGGACCGCGCCTTGATTCAAAAGCTCCTTGATAAACTCCGAGAAACTGACCGGACGGTGATCCGCCTTTACTATCTTGCTGAAATGACTTGTGAGGAGATCAGCAAGTTTTTGGGCGTATCTCAGAACACAATTAAGAGTCGTCTGAGCCGGGCGCGGAAACGATTAAAAAAGCAGGCTGAAGCGATTGAACAAACGCTTTGTAGCTTCCGATTGTCTTTTAATTTCATGGAGGTATTATTGGTGGACTTGGTATTCCCAATTTTGGGAATGCAGCTAAATCCAGTCAAATCGCGCAGTTTCTATTTATCCAAATACCACCTATAG